TCCCATCATCTGCTGGTTGGTTGGCTGCCTATGGCTGATATGTCAGAAATTacagtgtttgtctgttctgtgtgaaaaaaaatataaagacaataaaaaattgatcttaaaaaaaaataaattactgtaAAAGCGGCCTTTTACATATAGGTCCGAGTGGTTTAGAGGATGATACTGATCCCCTCTCTCAACACATTTTTATCACTGCCTCACTTTCTTGTTCACAAAGCCTAAAAACCCCATGTGATCTGACCACAATATGGTTCCCGCAGGTAGAAGTTGCCTGCTTTTTGTTcaacctccacacacacacacacacacacacacacacacacacacacacacacacacacacacacacacacacacacacacctgaggccagctaaaaaaaaaatccaacacaTATATGATATGCCCACAAACAGatgtttacatacacatacacgtttttttaaaatcttataTGGATATACAACACACACCTGAGGTGTGTGTAGATGGTGATCACTGTACCTGCAGCTGAGGCATTGTGGGTCACCTTTATGACAGTGGGTTCCAAACATGCATGGATTACAATTTTCTGGActccattttttttacttccatTAGCTCTGCTGCCCAGAGCTTCCCCTCTCGCTCTAGCTCACTCCAAAGCGTGAGATCACTAGACaacgcacccccccccccccaaccgcGCGCAGTTCAGTGCGCCCCCCTCATTTCGTTGGATTCGGTTTCGGAGAGCGATGACAAACATGTAGTGGAACAACTGACCGTGATCATTTCAAGCAGCGCAGCAGAGAGGACGTTGTGAGCGTTTACAATGTGTGAATAGCTGTTTTCTGATGGAAGAAACCCGATACATCAATCAACTTTGAAACAACATGAAGGCATCTGGTTGTCAAGTTCCAGACAGTGAATGCGCACTGGATCCAGATCCAACGACAGGATGAACTGAGACATTACGCGCAAGAGGTTGCCACGGGCACGCGTTCGCTTTGACCTCTGTGGGAATCATTTCCGAGACAAACAACTTGGTGCGGAGGATGTATCAATGAAGAATGTGACCGCGTCTGACTCTCTCCAGACGGGGTGGATGAAGCCCTCGGCGGTGTCATGCGTCTTGCCCCGCAGCCAAGCGCGCAACCCTTGCGGCTCATAGTCCTGCTCCTCCTCACCGCGGGGGTGATCACATCCCCGGTGCTGTCTTCGGGCTGCCcggacaggtgtgtgtgtgatgaccaGCTGGTGGTTCAATGCGCTGGGCAGCACCTGACCACCTTCCCGGTCAACTTGCCGCTGGCCACGCGGCAGCTCATCATCTCCAACAACCGCATAGTGGAGCTGCCACCGCTCGCGCTCAACTACCTCTCCGATCTTGTGTACCTGGACTGCAGCAACAATTCCCTTACAGAGATATCCGAGTCCACGTTTGGGAATCTGCGGAAGCTGGCCTACCTGGACCTCTCCTTCAACACCTTGATCCGGATCGAGGACAGGACGTTCGGCCCCTTGGCGAGCCTGGTGATGCTGAGGATGACCGACAACCCGGGGCTCTCGGAGATTCACCAGGACGCCTTTGCGGAAAACGCAAACCTCCAGGTGCTGGATGTAAGTCGGAACAACCTAACGGTGGTCAACATCACCTCCCTGATCGCACTGACCGCCCTGCGCTCGGTGGGGCTCAGCGGGAACCCGTGGAGCTGCGAGTGCGACAACGAGGACCTGTGTCTGTGGGTCCACCTGGAGGGCTTCAAGTTCCAAGGTTTTATCAAAATTCTATTTTATATTGTCATATAAGGTGGATTACCTTTTACTGTTGCTTTTTCCTAAGTGGATAGGCCCCAGAGAGCCAATCATTTGGACTGCTGCTCCAGTTATTAATGATTATATAGCGCTAATGCCCGTGTAAAGTGGCCTTTTGCTGGTGGCTGCCCTCAGTAATCGGCCTGCATCCCCTAAAAAAACTTCTTTTATCTAGCATCTTCCATACAAGAAATGCAGCGTTAAATATTATTGGGAACGTCTTAGAAATAGTTATGAAAGAGAAAGCAGATATAGCAGATAACATTGGTACCACTTTCTGATAATGCACCCTTTATAAAGGGGTTATAATTTACTAATGTTTTAAACCTTAAATTtcataaaatgaaacaaatatgAGCAAAACCGGAATAATAAAGGTCTTAAAACTAGATTTTGACAAGGCcttaaaattacaaaataaagcacGACCCACCTTAACATGTCACTTGATATTGTGCTTTAGTGCTCCCTCTGTTTCAATTCAATTAGCAGTAAAACACAGGGCAGGCAGTGGTTGGTACAGCCATGCTGTTTTTTAACAACCCAACAACCTTAAAACTGTTGCTACTACTGTTTTATAAGTGATATATTATAAAACATTCTAGAATGTATTAGCCATTTATAAAGCCTATATAAACCCTTAAAGGGTGCTTATTAAAAGGTGGTACCAATTAAACATATAAATGAGGAAAAAGGatgagttaaaaaaataacttgctgtaaaaaaaataaataaataagaatagtAAAAGTGATTTTATTACAAAATGGCAGTAAAAGTCTCCATCAgacgccttcaaggaagttatgACTTGCATGCTAACAATCTTTTCAAACACACGCAGAGCCCTCACTGCTGGATTTCCCTCACATCATGTTACTTAAATGTATGTCTGCACCTTTGAGCACATGCAACAGATGAAACCATGCCATCATCACCCACAATACTATTACACTGTGGCAGATACAATGTGTGTCATACAAAATATGTTGTTGCATATGTACCGTACATACACATAGAAACCACCATGCAGTTTGGAGAAGTCTGCCATGTTCACCCCTTTCTCAGCTTTCAGTGGAATGAGACGCAGGTGACAGCGGTCAAGCGTGATAGCATTCAGACTATCAAATAGCAAAGAGGGTGTAAGAAGATCGGAGGCAGGGAGTCATTCGATTTCTCTTCTGACAACTGTGTTCATTAATTCAGCTCTCTGTTTTTGAGGTTGGGGAGGAAAACAAGACAGTCTTTTATCTTGAAATGACTAATCAATCCCTATTTTATCCAGCCATCCATACTGTGCTCTAGATGTGATTAATGGATCATAGTTGCACCATCAAAATCGATCCCCACCTTTGTTTTATTACTGTCAAGCTGATAGATGTGTCTGATATTCAACAATCTTTCTTACTTGAGTTAT
This is a stretch of genomic DNA from Sander vitreus isolate 19-12246 chromosome 12, sanVit1, whole genome shotgun sequence. It encodes these proteins:
- the LOC144526923 gene encoding leucine-rich repeat-containing protein 52-like produces the protein MRLAPQPSAQPLRLIVLLLLTAGVITSPVLSSGCPDRCVCDDQLVVQCAGQHLTTFPVNLPLATRQLIISNNRIVELPPLALNYLSDLVYLDCSNNSLTEISESTFGNLRKLAYLDLSFNTLIRIEDRTFGPLASLVMLRMTDNPGLSEIHQDAFAENANLQVLDVSRNNLTVVNITSLIALTALRSVGLSGNPWSCECDNEDLCLWVHLEGFKFQDEGQTVCGSPADMQGRRLGEVGIQLRTLCHQTLGSWDYLFFVVIGFVIFAAGTVSAWLMGVIMVLYERYIKKKDEQLDVDDEEESSETGRTSRARSDHGNGNLKTSHTV